One segment of Dolichospermum sp. DET69 DNA contains the following:
- a CDS encoding type II toxin-antitoxin system RelE/ParE family toxin, with protein sequence MNEKYQIIIQPEAQKTIEDAYFWFSNISHQKGRTWLEGLYKSILSLEKMPSRCSLAFENDFFDQEIRQLIYGKGRNTYRIIFTIVDDDVQILFVRHSAQKPMSDESE encoded by the coding sequence ATGAATGAGAAATATCAAATTATCATCCAACCAGAAGCACAAAAAACCATAGAAGACGCTTATTTCTGGTTTAGTAATATTTCTCACCAAAAGGGTAGAACATGGTTAGAGGGATTATATAAATCTATATTATCCCTAGAAAAAATGCCTTCTCGTTGTTCTCTAGCATTTGAAAATGATTTTTTTGACCAGGAAATTCGACAACTTATATATGGAAAGGGACGAAACACCTATCGGATTATTTTTACAATTGTTGATGATGATGTTCAAATTCTTTTTGTGCGACATTCTGCTCAAAAACCAATGAGCGACGAATCTGAATAA
- a CDS encoding polyribonucleotide nucleotidyltransferase, translated as MAEFEKSISFDGRDIRLTVGLLAPQAGGSVLIQSGDTTVLVTATRSAAREGIDFLPLTVDYEERLYAAGRIPGGIMRREGRPPEKAILTSRLIDRPLRPLFPSWLRDDLQVMAITMSMDEEVPPDVLAVTGASIATLIAGIPFNGPMAAVRVGLVGDDFIINPTYAEIEGSDLDLIVAGSPDGVIMVEAGANQLPEQDIIEAIDFGYEAVRDLIQAQLDLLDELGLKLVQEAPPEVDQTLENYIRDRANGEIKKILAQFELTKTDRDIALDAVKDSIAAEIKALPEEDPIRIAATSNSKALGNTFKSITKYFMRLQIVEDNVRVDGRKLDEVRPISCRVGIIPKRVHGSGLFNRGLTQVLSMCTLGTPGDAQNLNDDLQLEKTKRYLHHYNFPPFSVGETKPLRAPGRREIGHGALAERALLPVLPSKEKFPYVIRVVSEVLSSNGSTSMGSVCGSSLSLMDAGVPILKPVSGAAMGLIKEGDEVRILTDIQGIEDFLGDMDFKVAGTDTGITALQMDMKISGLPLEVIAQAVNQAKPARLHILEKMLQTIDTPREETSPYAPRLLTIKIDPDMIGLVIGPGGKTIKGITEETGAKIDIQDDGTVTISAVDENRAKRARNIVQGMTRKLHEGDVYIGRVTRVIPIGAFVEFLPGKEGMIHISQLADYRVGKVEDEVAVGDEVIVKVREIDNKGRINLTRLGIHPDQAAAAREAAAVNN; from the coding sequence ATGGCAGAATTTGAAAAGTCAATATCCTTTGATGGACGGGATATTCGACTAACGGTTGGCCTACTAGCCCCCCAAGCAGGTGGGTCGGTTTTGATACAGTCGGGGGATACAACTGTTTTAGTAACGGCTACAAGGTCAGCAGCGAGGGAAGGCATTGATTTTTTGCCACTGACCGTAGACTACGAAGAAAGATTGTATGCGGCAGGGAGAATTCCAGGAGGAATTATGCGCCGGGAAGGTCGTCCACCGGAAAAGGCCATTCTTACCAGTCGTCTGATTGACCGTCCACTCCGTCCTTTATTCCCTTCATGGTTACGGGATGACTTGCAAGTCATGGCAATAACTATGTCAATGGATGAGGAAGTTCCCCCTGATGTGTTAGCGGTGACAGGTGCTTCAATTGCTACCCTCATTGCTGGAATTCCTTTTAACGGACCAATGGCAGCAGTGCGAGTAGGTTTAGTGGGTGATGATTTTATTATTAACCCTACCTACGCAGAAATTGAAGGCAGTGATTTGGATTTAATCGTAGCTGGTTCACCTGATGGTGTGATCATGGTGGAAGCGGGTGCAAATCAGTTGCCAGAGCAAGATATTATTGAGGCGATTGATTTTGGTTACGAAGCTGTCCGGGATTTAATTCAGGCACAGCTAGATTTACTGGATGAACTAGGTCTTAAACTGGTGCAAGAAGCACCACCGGAAGTAGATCAGACCTTAGAAAACTATATCCGCGATCGCGCTAATGGAGAGATTAAAAAAATCTTGGCGCAATTTGAGTTAACTAAAACTGATCGTGATATAGCTTTAGATGCAGTTAAAGATAGTATCGCTGCTGAAATCAAAGCTTTACCAGAAGAAGACCCCATTCGCATTGCTGCTACATCAAACTCCAAAGCCCTTGGTAATACATTCAAAAGCATTACCAAATACTTCATGCGTCTGCAAATTGTCGAAGACAATGTGCGCGTTGATGGACGCAAACTTGATGAAGTCCGCCCTATATCTTGTCGAGTTGGGATAATACCCAAACGAGTCCATGGCAGCGGGTTATTTAACCGAGGACTCACCCAGGTACTATCAATGTGTACCCTTGGTACTCCCGGAGATGCTCAAAATCTCAACGATGACTTGCAACTAGAAAAAACCAAACGTTACCTGCATCACTATAACTTCCCACCCTTCTCCGTCGGCGAAACCAAACCATTACGCGCCCCTGGTAGACGGGAAATCGGACATGGTGCATTAGCAGAACGGGCATTGTTACCTGTATTACCATCAAAAGAAAAATTTCCCTACGTAATTCGCGTAGTTTCGGAAGTGCTTTCTTCCAACGGTTCTACTTCCATGGGTTCAGTTTGCGGTTCTAGCCTATCCTTGATGGATGCCGGTGTCCCCATTCTCAAACCTGTGAGTGGTGCAGCAATGGGCTTGATTAAGGAAGGGGACGAAGTGCGAATCCTCACCGATATTCAAGGCATTGAAGACTTTTTAGGTGACATGGACTTTAAAGTTGCCGGTACAGATACTGGGATTACTGCTTTGCAAATGGATATGAAAATATCTGGTTTGCCTTTAGAGGTAATTGCCCAAGCTGTCAACCAAGCCAAACCTGCCCGGTTGCATATTCTGGAAAAAATGCTCCAGACTATTGACACACCTAGGGAAGAAACTTCACCCTATGCCCCACGTCTGTTGACGATCAAAATTGATCCTGACATGATTGGTCTGGTTATTGGACCAGGTGGTAAAACCATTAAGGGCATTACTGAAGAAACTGGTGCAAAAATTGACATCCAAGATGATGGAACTGTCACCATTTCCGCAGTTGATGAAAACAGGGCTAAGAGAGCGCGGAACATCGTTCAAGGCATGACTCGTAAACTTCATGAAGGTGATGTTTACATAGGTCGTGTAACACGGGTTATACCCATTGGTGCTTTTGTCGAATTCTTGCCCGGCAAAGAAGGCATGATTCACATTTCTCAACTCGCTGACTACCGCGTTGGTAAAGTTGAAGATGAAGTAGCTGTTGGTGATGAGGTGATTGTCAAAGTGCGAGAAATTGACAATAAGGGTCGAATTAACCTGACACGCTTAGGTATTCATCCAGATCAAGCAGCAGCAGCACGGGAAGCAGCAGCCGTAAACAATTAA
- the argH gene encoding argininosuccinate lyase, producing MTEKQTWSQRFESALHPAIARFNASISFDIELIEYDITGSQAHAKMLAHTGIISHEEGEALFTGLEQVRQEYRQGQFQPGIDAEDVHFAVEKRLTEIVGDVGKKLHTARSRNDQVGTDTRLYLRDQIHQIRQQLRDFQTVLVDIAEKNVETLIPGYTHLQRAQPVSLAHHLLAYFQMAQRDWERLEDVCSRVNISPLGCGALAGTTFPIDRHYTAKLLHFDHVYANSLDGVSDRDFAIEFLCAASIIMVHLSRLSEEVILWASEEFRFVTLKDSCATGSSIMPQKKNPDVPELVRGKTGRVFGHLQAMLVIMKGLPLAYNKDLQEDKECIFDSVNTVKACLEAMTILLQEGLEFRYQRLATAVTEDFANATDVADYLAARGVPFREAYNIVGKVVKTSIAAGKLLKDLHLEEWQQIHPAFAADIYEAITPRQVVAARNSYGGTGFEQVRQAILNARTQLNGK from the coding sequence ATGACCGAAAAACAAACTTGGAGTCAGCGGTTTGAATCCGCGCTGCATCCGGCGATCGCTCGTTTTAATGCCAGTATAAGTTTTGACATTGAACTCATCGAATATGATATTACTGGTTCTCAAGCCCATGCAAAAATGCTGGCTCACACTGGTATAATTTCCCATGAAGAAGGGGAAGCACTATTTACAGGTTTAGAACAAGTTCGTCAAGAATATCGTCAAGGGCAATTCCAGCCCGGTATTGATGCCGAAGATGTCCATTTTGCGGTAGAAAAGCGACTTACGGAAATTGTCGGAGATGTAGGCAAAAAACTACACACAGCCCGTTCTCGCAATGACCAAGTAGGTACTGATACGAGATTGTACCTCCGCGATCAAATTCACCAAATCCGCCAGCAATTACGGGACTTTCAGACAGTCTTAGTTGATATAGCTGAAAAAAATGTCGAAACCCTAATTCCTGGCTATACCCACCTGCAACGCGCCCAGCCTGTGAGTTTAGCTCATCATTTGCTGGCATACTTTCAGATGGCACAACGGGACTGGGAACGCCTGGAGGATGTTTGTAGCCGAGTGAATATCTCTCCCTTGGGTTGTGGTGCTTTAGCGGGAACAACTTTTCCCATTGACCGCCACTATACAGCCAAATTATTGCATTTCGATCATGTTTATGCTAACAGTTTGGACGGAGTTAGCGATCGCGACTTTGCCATAGAATTCCTCTGTGCTGCTAGTATTATCATGGTTCACCTCAGCCGTCTTTCTGAAGAAGTAATTCTGTGGGCATCAGAAGAATTTCGCTTCGTCACACTCAAAGATAGTTGTGCTACAGGTTCTAGCATCATGCCCCAAAAGAAAAATCCCGACGTACCAGAATTAGTTAGAGGTAAAACAGGGCGAGTCTTTGGTCATCTTCAAGCTATGTTAGTAATTATGAAGGGTTTACCTCTGGCTTATAACAAAGACCTCCAGGAAGACAAAGAATGCATATTTGACAGTGTGAATACAGTCAAAGCCTGTTTAGAAGCAATGACAATTTTGCTGCAAGAAGGGTTAGAATTTCGTTATCAGCGATTGGCCACAGCAGTTACAGAAGACTTTGCTAACGCTACTGATGTCGCAGATTATCTTGCAGCCCGTGGTGTACCCTTCCGAGAAGCTTATAACATCGTTGGTAAAGTGGTAAAAACCAGTATTGCCGCTGGTAAACTTCTGAAAGATTTGCACTTAGAAGAGTGGCAACAAATCCATCCCGCATTTGCCGCTGATATTTATGAAGCCATAACTCCACGTCAAGTAGTTGCAGCCCGCAACAGTTATGGTGGTACAGGCTTTGAACAAGTCAGACAAGCCATTCTCAATGCCCGGACTCAACTCAATGGGAAATAG
- the larB gene encoding nickel pincer cofactor biosynthesis protein LarB encodes MTQPENLRSLLEAVANGKISPEIAFDSLKDLNYESVGEFAKIDHHRQLRTGFPEVIWGPGKTPEQIAQIMEVMRHRTSVVMATRIEPKVYSALQKKVRGIQYYEQARICAIVPSVIEVRFPGNIGILSAGTADLAVAEEAAVTAELSGFSVQRLWDVGVAGIHRLLSNRHLLESASVLIVVAGMEGALPSVVAGLADCPVIAVPTSIGYGASFSGLAPLLTMLNSCAAGIGVVNIDNGFGAAVLAGQILRTSEKLRLAAGKY; translated from the coding sequence GTGACACAACCCGAAAATTTGCGATCGCTCTTAGAAGCCGTCGCCAATGGTAAAATTAGCCCAGAGATAGCATTCGACTCACTCAAAGATTTAAATTATGAATCTGTCGGTGAGTTTGCCAAAATAGATCACCATCGTCAATTAAGAACTGGTTTCCCGGAAGTAATTTGGGGACCTGGTAAAACACCGGAACAAATTGCTCAAATTATGGAAGTTATGCGGCACCGTACTTCTGTGGTGATGGCTACTCGCATTGAACCAAAAGTATATTCCGCATTACAAAAGAAAGTTAGAGGTATCCAATATTACGAACAAGCCCGAATTTGTGCCATTGTCCCCTCTGTAATTGAAGTTAGATTTCCTGGAAATATTGGTATTCTTTCCGCTGGTACTGCTGATTTAGCCGTTGCTGAAGAGGCTGCTGTCACTGCTGAACTGTCTGGTTTCTCTGTTCAGCGTCTCTGGGATGTCGGTGTGGCAGGAATTCACCGTTTATTAAGTAATCGCCACCTATTGGAATCAGCATCAGTATTAATTGTTGTTGCGGGAATGGAAGGGGCTTTACCTAGTGTGGTAGCAGGTTTAGCCGATTGTCCAGTGATTGCTGTTCCTACAAGTATTGGTTATGGTGCGAGTTTTTCCGGTTTAGCACCTTTATTGACAATGCTCAACTCTTGTGCTGCTGGTATAGGTGTAGTAAATATAGATAATGGCTTTGGGGCAGCGGTTTTAGCTGGGCAAATTTTACGAACTTCAGAAAAATTACGCTTGGCAGCAGGAAAATATTAA
- a CDS encoding ABC transporter substrate-binding protein: MTLTEKLFNYTKRFLLLITVIAFTVIGITACNPIKLKSEAAQVPQLVTSILSDPKTFNAALSSESPNIFGLTYEGLLTQNPINGKIEGALAQSWEISPDKTKITFTMREGLKWSDGQPLTVDDVVFTYNDIYLNEKIPTDTRDVLRIGKNRKLPTVKKIDPRRVEFSVPEPFRPFLLNTGASILPAHILEKSVKTKNKDGKLEFLSKWGVDTPPEELIVNGPYKVERYDTSQRIIFRRNPYYWRKDAQGKPQPYIERIIWQIVESTDTSLLQFRSGDLDSIGVSPDYFSLLKVQEKQGNFTIYNGGPSSSTSFISFNLNKGKRNNQPLVDPIKSQWFNNIQFRQAVAYAIDRQTMLNNTFRGLGTPQDSPISVQSPYFLSPEKGLKVYKYNPDKAKELLIKAGFKYNDKNLLVDNQGNEVRFSLLTNAGNKIRESMGSQIKQDLSKIGIQVDFTPLAWNTFIDKLSNTLDWDACLIGLTGGLEPNDGANVWSPDGGLHMFNQKPQAGQKPIEGREVAPWEVKINELYIQGAQEFDEVKVKEIYGESQQLTQEYLPFIYLVNSSAMSAIRNRFEGIQFSALGGAFWNIHEIKVTK; the protein is encoded by the coding sequence ATGACATTAACAGAAAAACTATTCAATTACACAAAACGCTTTTTATTACTCATAACTGTTATTGCTTTTACAGTAATAGGAATTACTGCTTGTAACCCAATTAAACTAAAAAGTGAAGCGGCTCAAGTACCCCAATTAGTCACAAGTATTCTCAGTGACCCAAAAACATTTAATGCTGCGTTGAGTTCCGAATCACCAAATATTTTTGGTCTTACTTATGAAGGATTACTAACACAAAATCCTATTAACGGCAAAATAGAAGGAGCATTAGCTCAATCATGGGAAATATCACCAGATAAAACCAAAATTACCTTTACCATGCGCGAAGGTTTAAAATGGTCAGACGGACAACCATTAACAGTTGATGATGTTGTCTTTACCTACAATGATATTTATTTAAATGAAAAAATTCCCACAGATACTAGAGATGTTTTGAGAATTGGTAAAAATCGCAAATTACCAACTGTGAAAAAAATAGATCCTCGCAGAGTAGAATTTAGTGTACCTGAACCATTTAGACCTTTTTTACTGAATACAGGAGCATCTATTTTACCTGCTCACATTTTAGAAAAATCAGTTAAAACAAAAAATAAAGATGGCAAACTGGAATTTTTGAGTAAATGGGGTGTTGATACTCCCCCAGAAGAATTAATTGTTAATGGACCTTATAAAGTTGAAAGATATGATACAAGTCAACGGATAATTTTTCGTCGTAACCCCTATTATTGGCGTAAAGATGCTCAAGGTAAACCACAACCTTATATTGAACGGATAATTTGGCAAATTGTGGAATCCACAGATACTTCTTTACTCCAATTTCGTTCCGGTGATTTAGATTCTATTGGTGTTTCTCCTGATTATTTTTCTTTGTTAAAAGTCCAGGAAAAACAAGGGAATTTTACAATATATAATGGTGGTCCAAGTTCTAGCACTTCCTTTATTTCTTTCAACTTAAATAAGGGGAAAAGAAATAATCAACCATTAGTTGATCCAATTAAATCTCAATGGTTTAATAATATCCAATTTCGTCAAGCAGTAGCTTATGCTATTGATAGACAAACCATGTTAAATAATACTTTTCGTGGTTTGGGTACACCCCAAGATTCTCCTATTTCTGTCCAAAGTCCTTATTTTTTATCACCAGAAAAAGGCTTAAAAGTTTACAAGTATAATCCTGATAAAGCGAAGGAATTACTAATAAAAGCAGGATTCAAATATAATGACAAAAATCTTTTAGTGGATAATCAAGGTAATGAAGTCAGATTTAGTTTACTCACCAATGCCGGTAATAAAATTCGGGAGTCAATGGGTTCGCAAATTAAACAAGATTTAAGTAAAATTGGCATTCAAGTTGATTTTACACCCTTGGCATGGAATACTTTTATAGATAAACTTTCCAATACCTTAGATTGGGATGCTTGTTTAATAGGTTTAACTGGTGGATTAGAACCTAATGATGGTGCAAATGTTTGGTCACCTGACGGGGGATTACATATGTTTAATCAGAAACCCCAAGCTGGACAAAAGCCCATAGAAGGGAGAGAAGTTGCACCTTGGGAAGTGAAAATTAATGAACTTTATATTCAGGGCGCACAGGAATTTGATGAGGTGAAAGTCAAGGAAATTTATGGGGAAAGTCAACAATTAACACAGGAGTATTTACCTTTTATTTATTTGGTGAATTCCTCGGCTATGTCAGCAATTAGAAATCGTTTTGAGGGTATCCAATTTTCTGCCCTTGGTGGTGCTTTTTGGAATATTCATGAAATTAAAGTTACAAAATAG
- a CDS encoding ABC transporter substrate-binding protein — protein sequence MTIQKILSLTKRFFLLITIIAFTTITITACKPIKLKSEAAQVPQLVRSILSDPKTFNAALGSESPNIFGLTYEGLLTQNPINGKIEGALAQSWEISPDKTKITFTMREGLKWSDGEPLTVDDVVFTYNDIYLNEKIPTDTRDVLRIGKDRKLPTVKKIDNRRVEFSVPEPFRPFLLNTGVSILPAHILEKSVKTKNKDGKLEFLSKWGVDTPPEEIIVNGPYKIEKYDTSQRIIFRRNPYYWRKDAQGEPQPYIERIIWQIVESTDTSLLQFRSGDLDFISVSPDYFSLLKVQEKQGNFTIYNGGQSSSTLFLSFNLNKGKRNNKPLVDPIKSQWFNNVQFRQAVAYAIDRQTMLNNTFRGLGTPQDSPISVLSPYFLSPQKGLKVYKYNPDKAKELLMKAGFKYNDKNLLVDHQGNEVRFSLLTNAGNKIRESMGSQIKQDLSKIGIQVDFTPLAWNTFIGKISNTLDWDAGLLGLIDGLEPNDGANVWSPDGGLHMFNQKPQAGQKPIEGREVAPWEVKINELYIQGAQEFDEAKVKEIYGESQQLTQEYLPFIYLVNSSAMSAIRNRFEGIQFSALGGAFWNIHEIKVTK from the coding sequence ATGACAATACAAAAAATACTCAGTCTGACAAAACGCTTTTTCTTATTAATTACAATAATTGCATTCACAACAATCACAATTACCGCTTGTAAACCAATTAAACTAAAAAGTGAGGCGGCTCAAGTACCCCAATTAGTCAGAAGTATTCTGAGTGATCCAAAAACATTTAATGCGGCACTTGGTTCTGAATCACCAAATATTTTTGGTCTTACTTATGAAGGATTATTAACGCAAAATCCTATTAACGGCAAAATAGAAGGAGCATTAGCTCAATCATGGGAAATATCACCAGATAAAACCAAAATTACCTTTACCATGCGCGAAGGTTTGAAATGGTCAGACGGAGAACCATTAACAGTTGATGATGTCGTCTTTACCTACAATGATATTTATTTAAATGAAAAAATTCCCACAGATACTAGAGATGTTTTGAGAATTGGTAAAGATCGCAAATTACCAACTGTGAAAAAAATAGATAATCGCAGAGTAGAATTTAGTGTACCTGAACCATTTAGACCTTTTTTACTAAATACAGGGGTATCTATTTTACCTGCTCATATTTTAGAAAAATCAGTCAAAACTAAAAATAAAGATGGCAAACTGGAATTTTTGAGTAAGTGGGGTGTTGATACTCCCCCAGAAGAAATTATTGTTAATGGACCTTATAAAATTGAAAAGTATGATACAAGTCAACGGATAATTTTTCGCCGTAATCCCTATTATTGGCGTAAAGATGCTCAAGGTGAACCACAACCTTATATTGAACGGATAATTTGGCAAATTGTGGAATCAACAGATACTTCTTTACTCCAATTTCGTTCCGGTGATTTAGATTTTATTAGTGTTTCCCCTGATTATTTTTCTCTGTTAAAAGTTCAGGAAAAACAAGGGAATTTTACAATATATAATGGTGGTCAAAGTTCTAGCACTTTATTTCTTTCTTTCAACTTAAATAAGGGGAAAAGAAATAATAAACCATTAGTTGATCCGATTAAATCTCAATGGTTTAATAATGTCCAATTTCGCCAGGCAGTAGCTTATGCTATTGATAGACAAACCATGTTAAATAATACTTTTCGTGGTTTGGGTACACCCCAAGATTCTCCTATTTCTGTTCTAAGTCCTTATTTTTTATCACCACAAAAAGGCCTGAAAGTTTATAAATATAATCCTGATAAAGCGAAGGAATTACTAATGAAAGCAGGATTTAAATATAATGACAAAAATCTTTTAGTGGATCATCAAGGTAATGAAGTCAGATTTAGTTTACTCACCAATGCTGGTAATAAGATTCGGGAGTCAATGGGTTCGCAAATTAAACAAGATTTAAGTAAAATTGGCATTCAAGTTGATTTTACTCCCTTGGCATGGAATACTTTTATAGGTAAGATATCTAATACTTTAGATTGGGATGCTGGTTTATTAGGTTTAATTGATGGATTAGAACCTAATGATGGTGCTAATGTTTGGTCACCTGACGGGGGATTACATATGTTTAATCAGAAACCCCAAGCCGGACAAAAGCCCATAGAAGGGAGAGAAGTTGCACCTTGGGAAGTGAAAATTAATGAACTTTATATTCAAGGGGCGCAAGAATTTGATGAAGCGAAAGTAAAGGAAATTTATGGAGAAAGTCAACAATTAACACAGGAGTATTTACCTTTTATTTATTTGGTGAATTCCTCGGCTATGTCAGCAATTAGAAATCGTTTTGAGGGTATCCAATTTTCTGCCCTTGGTGGCGCTTTTTGGAATATTCATGAAATTAAAGTTACGAAATAG
- a CDS encoding type I restriction enzyme HsdR N-terminal domain-containing protein, whose translation MQVINFQPPQKYRPDIMFTNKDEEIILIVEVKAQKPETELNRQSAIYQLKTYLQNIKPDIPFGMLVDLEEINIFALNNDQEIENLISLRTNDILSNYDPESPHKRIFDFYLETLIKSWLRDLSYHWNSDTPPAYNELAKIGLLPLLEGGHTYIQENLGDDTLH comes from the coding sequence ATGCAAGTTATCAACTTCCAACCCCCTCAAAAATATCGTCCTGATATTATGTTTACAAATAAAGATGAAGAAATTATCTTAATCGTAGAGGTAAAAGCTCAAAAACCAGAGACAGAATTAAACAGGCAAAGTGCTATTTATCAATTAAAAACATACTTGCAGAATATCAAGCCAGATATTCCTTTTGGTATGTTAGTGGATTTAGAGGAAATTAATATTTTTGCATTGAATAATGATCAGGAAATAGAAAATCTAATTTCCTTGAGAACTAATGATATACTAAGTAACTATGATCCAGAATCCCCGCATAAAAGAATCTTTGATTTTTATTTAGAAACACTTATTAAATCTTGGCTCAGAGATTTATCATATCATTGGAATTCAGATACACCACCAGCGTATAATGAATTAGCGAAAATTGGTTTATTACCATTGTTAGAAGGTGGACATACTTATATTCAGGAAAATTTAGGTGATGATACTTTACATTGA
- a CDS encoding 2-C-methyl-D-erythritol 2,4-cyclodiphosphate synthase, producing MNIRIGNGYDIHRLVSDRNLILGGIHIPHELGLLGHSDADVLTHAIMDAMLGALSLGDIGHYFPPTDPQWAGADSLVLLDQVHQLIREQGWKIGNIDSVVVAERPKLKPHISKMRDKLAAVLKVEPNQIGVKATTNEKLGPTGREEGICAYAVVLLVAGD from the coding sequence ATGAACATCAGAATTGGTAATGGCTACGATATACATAGATTGGTGAGCGATCGCAATTTGATTTTAGGCGGTATTCACATTCCCCATGAACTCGGCTTGTTAGGGCATAGTGACGCTGATGTCCTTACTCATGCCATCATGGACGCTATGCTAGGGGCTTTATCTTTAGGGGATATTGGCCATTATTTTCCTCCTACAGATCCACAATGGGCTGGGGCTGATAGTCTTGTATTATTAGATCAAGTTCATCAGCTAATTCGGGAGCAAGGTTGGAAAATAGGCAATATTGATTCTGTAGTTGTGGCTGAACGTCCGAAATTAAAACCTCACATTTCTAAAATGCGGGATAAATTAGCAGCAGTTTTAAAAGTAGAACCAAATCAAATTGGTGTCAAAGCTACTACTAATGAAAAATTGGGTCCCACTGGTAGAGAAGAAGGTATTTGTGCTTATGCTGTGGTTTTGTTAGTAGCGGGTGATTAA
- the trmD gene encoding tRNA (guanosine(37)-N1)-methyltransferase TrmD, translating into MRFDIVTLFPDCFTSILNSGLLSKALAKQIAQVHLTNPRDFTTDKHHKVDDQPYGGGVGMLMKPEPIFAAVESLPILPRRDVILMSPQGQPMNQPLLRELATNYDQLVVVCGHYEGVDDRVLNLVTREVSLGDFILTGGEIPSMVLINGVMRLLPGTVGKEESLKTESFEEYLLDFPQYTRPADFRGWKVPDVLLSGNHAAIARWRFQQQIERTSSRRPDLLKQWQEERGKDDS; encoded by the coding sequence GTGCGTTTTGATATAGTTACGCTTTTTCCTGACTGTTTTACATCAATTCTCAATTCTGGTTTATTGAGTAAAGCTTTAGCTAAACAGATTGCTCAAGTGCATTTAACTAATCCTAGGGACTTTACCACCGACAAACATCACAAGGTAGATGATCAACCCTATGGTGGTGGTGTGGGAATGCTAATGAAACCAGAACCTATTTTTGCGGCTGTGGAGTCTTTGCCAATTCTACCCCGTAGAGATGTGATTTTAATGAGTCCCCAAGGGCAACCGATGAACCAGCCCTTGCTGCGCGAATTAGCCACGAATTATGACCAATTAGTCGTCGTCTGTGGTCATTATGAAGGGGTAGATGATAGGGTGCTAAATTTAGTCACTCGTGAGGTGTCTTTGGGCGATTTTATCCTCACTGGGGGAGAAATTCCCTCTATGGTTTTAATTAATGGTGTTATGCGTCTGCTTCCGGGAACTGTGGGCAAGGAGGAATCTCTGAAAACGGAAAGTTTTGAAGAATATTTATTAGATTTTCCTCAGTACACTCGTCCTGCTGATTTTCGCGGTTGGAAAGTCCCAGATGTGTTACTAAGTGGTAATCATGCAGCAATAGCCCGTTGGCGTTTTCAACAACAAATTGAGCGCACGTCGTCCCGTCGTCCCGATTTGCTCAAACAATGGCAAGAAGAGAGGGGAAAAGATGACAGTTGA